GTCCCGGCTGGAGGCTGATCCCACCGGGACGATCAACCGCTTCGCGGGGCTGCTCGATGTGGACGCGGAACGCGTCCGGCTCTGGACGTTCGCCCGGACGGCGGCCGAGCCCCGCGACGACTGGGGCTCTGAGTCGCTGGAGCTGGCCCGGGCCTTGGCCCCCTAGCCCGGGGGCGCGCCGATCAGCGCCTCCACGCGTCCGAGCAGGTCCTGGAGAGTCGGTCCGGCCTCGGCGTTGACGACGGCGTCCGCTATGGAGTCCACGGGCGTCGGCTCCCGGTTCACGATCACGACCTTCGCGCCCGCTCTCTTGGCCAGCAGAGGAAGGTCGCAGGCCGGGTAGACCACCAGCGAGGACCCCACCACCAGGCACAGGTCGGAGCTCACCGACCACTCATGGGCGTGATCAAGCACGTGCGTCGGAATCGACTGGCCGAACGAGACGGTGGCCGCCTTGATGATGCCGCCGCAGGATGTGCACCTCGGGTCCTCCTCCCCGGCCTCCAGCCGCTTCATGACCTCCCGGTGCGGCCAGGTGGCGCTGCAGGACAGGCAGGCGATCGTGCGCATCGTCCCATGCAGCTCCACCACCGTCGACCCGGCCTGCTGGTGTAGTCCGTCGATGTTCTGGGTGATCACTCCGCGCAGGCACCCGAGCTGTTCCAGCCTCGTCAGCGCCCGGTGCCCCGCGTTGGGCGCGTGCTCCCGGGACCACAGCTCCATGCGCATCTGCCAGGCCTCCTTGCGGACCTCCTCGCTGACCAGGTAGCGCTGGAAGGTCAGCTTTCGGGGGTCGTGGCGGGTCCAGACGCCGCCGGGGGACCGGAAGTCCGGGATGCCGGACTCGGTGGAGATGCCGGCTCCGGTGAACCCGACGCCGCGGCGGGCGCCGGCGATCCACTGCGCGATCTCGTCCAGAGTGTCGGGCATCGGGTAGGATCCTACAGCCCCGGAAGTTGCCGTTGACCTGCGGTTTCGTCGTCAGGCAGCCCCCTCCGGGCCTGGACGCCTTAATCCAATGGCGGTAGTATTTAGTAGAACCCCAACCCGAAGAGAGGTCCCACTTCATGGCGCAGCGGATCGAGATCGACCCCCAGGGCACCTACGAGCAGAAATGGGGCTGGCGCGACCCCGACAGCTACGTGTTCAAGCCGTCCAGGGGCCTGGACCGAACCAAGGTCGAGGAGATCTCGTTTATGAAGTCCGAGCCGGACTGGATGCGCCAGTTCCGCCTCAAGTCCTACGACCGATACGAGCGGCGTCCGATGCCGCCCTGGGGCGCGGACCTGTCGGGCATCGACCTCGACAACATCTTCTACTTCCTGCGCGCGACCGACCGTCCGGAGAGGTCGTGGGACGACGTGCCGGACGACATCAAGGACACGTTCGACCGCTTGGGCATTCCGGAGGCCGAGAAGAAGTACCTGTCCGGCGTCTCTGCGCAGTACGAAAGTGAAGTCGTATACCACTCGGTCAAGGAGTCGCTGTCCAAGCAGGGCGTGCTGTTCACGGACATGGACACCGCCGTCAAGGACCACCCGGAGATCGTCCAGAAGTACTTCGCCAAGGTCATCGCGCCGAACGACAACAAGCTGGCGGCGCTGAACTCAGCCGTGTGGTCCGGAGGGTCGTTCATCTACGTGCCCCCCGGCGTGAAGGTGGACATCCCGCTGCAGGCCTACTTCCGTATCAACGCCGAGAACATGGGGCAGTTCGAGCGGACGCTGATCATCGCCGACGAAGGCTCCTACGTTCACTACGTCGAGGGCTGCACGGCCCCCACGTACTCCTCTGCCTCCCTGCACTCTGCCGTGGTCGAGCTCGTGGCTCTGCCGCACAGCCGCATCCGGTACACGACGATCCAGAACTGGGCGGGCAACGTCTACAACCTCGTCACTAAGCGGGCCGTCGCCGAGGAGGGCGCCGTCGTGGAGTGGGTCGACGGCAACATCGGCTCGAAGGTGACGATGAAGTACCCGGCCGTGGTCCTCAAGGGACGCAAGGCGCACGGCGAGGTCCTGTCGCTTGCGATGGCCGGCCGCGGCCAGCACCAGGACACGGGCGCGAAGATGACCCACGCGGCTCCCGAGACGACGTCCACGATCATCTCCAAGTCCATCTCCAAGGACGGGGGCCGGACGTCCTACCGCGGACTGGTTCGTGTCGAGCCGGGTGCGGTGCGGTCAAAGTCCAACGTCGTGTGCGACGCGCTCCTGATCGACGACGAGTCGATCTCGGACACCTACCCCACGATCGACATCCGCGAGGACCAGGTCGATATCGGGCACGAGGCCCGGGTGGCGCGCATCGGTGACGAGCAGATGTTCTACCTGCAGAGCCGCGGGATCGCGGAGGCCGAGGCGGCCGCGATGATCGTCCGGGGGTTCATCGAGCCGATCACCAAGCAGCTTCCGATGGAGTACGCGGTCGAGCTCAACCGGCTGATCGAGCTCGAGATGGAGGGCTCCGTAGGCTGAGCGGCCGGCGGCCGGCAGTCTCGGTCGTCACCGCGTTCCTGCTCGTCTGCGCGTCCTGCTCGCAACCGCCGCCGGCCCCCAGCCGCCCGGTGCGGGCGTCGGCGACTCCTCAGGCGTCTCCGACACCGTCCGCTGAACCGGGACCCTCTGCGTCCGGCGCGCCACCATCGGCCGTCGCGACATCTTCACCGCTGCTCGCGGACCGGGCACCCCGCCGTCCCGGCGAGTTGCGCTTCGCGGTCGTGGGCGATTTCGGGACGGCAACGGCGTCCGAGAACGATGTGGCCGCGGCCGTCCGGGCGCGGGAGCCCGAGCTCGACGCCCTCGTGACGACCGGCGACAACATCTACCCGGGCGGGGAGCCGGCGCGGTTCGAGGCGGCGTGGCACCGGCCCTACGGGTGGGTCGCTCAGTCGCGGCTCCCGGTGGTGGCCTCCATCGGCAACCACGACGTCCGCACTTCGGGCGGGGCGCCGGTGATGCGCCTGCTGGGGATGCCCGGGCCCTTTTACGAAAGGACCATCGACCCGGTGCGGTTCATCGTGCTGGACTCCAACCGCCCTTCGGATCCGGAGCAGGACAGGTTCCTCACGACGACGCTCGCGCGCCCGGACCCCGGATGGACGGTCGTGGTGTTCCACCGTCCGGCCTTCACGTGTGGCATCTACGGAGAGGGAGCCGAGTCGGTCCGTAGGTGGCACCCGGCGCTCGTGGCGGCGGGGGTGGACCTCGTCCTCAGCGGGCACGACCACAACTACCAGCGTTTCCACGAGGTGGACGGGGTGACCTACGTCGTCACCGGCGGCGGGGGAGCGAAGCCGTACCCGATGCGACGGTGCCTGGCGGGAAACCCGCCCCCGGCGGCCTCCGCGGTCGTCCATCACTTCACCGAGGTGACCGCCACCCGGCAGGAGCTGTCGATTCGGGCGGTCGACGTCCGGGGCGCGCATCTGGACGAGGTGGTGCTGCAGTGACGGCCGGGACGCCCCCTGACCGGGTCAGTTCCGAAGCAGAAAGCTCAGGCTGGTGATCCAGCGGCCCCCGTCGCGGCCCCCCTCCTGGACGACCTCCACCGTCCGGGCTCCGGACAGCAGGGCGAGGTCCGACGGCGCGATCTCGGCCCGGTAGGGAGGGATCTCTCCGTTGCCCGTATGCACTCCCGCCACGTCCAAGGCTTGGTGCGCCGTCCACCACATGACCGGGTGGACGGTGTCGCCGAACTCCGACGTTCCGGGTCCGGCGCAGGGTGTGTTTGCGTTGTCGTTGCCGAAGCCCGCCAGCGCGTACACATAGGGTGCCGAGACCGCCGTCGCCACCTCGACTCCGTCCACCAGGACATGGAACCGAGGGGGAAGTCCGGACATGTACCAGAACTCGCCGGCCTGTCCGTGTCCGCTCAGGGTGAGCTCCATCGAGGCCGAGGCGGGGGCGGGATCCGGGAACGTCACCGGTGCCGACAGCTTCGCGCGATGGCCCGTCAGGGAGCGGTAGGCCACCGAGGCGACCGGCTGCGCCGGCTGCCGGACCAGCGCCGACGTCGGCTCGTCGTCGTACAGCTCGAGCGTCACGGATCCGAGGATGGTCCCCACGTAGGTCCCGAAGTACAGGGTGACGGCGGCCGTGCCCCCGGCGGGCAGCAGACGCGAGAACTCCGTGACGTCCTTGCGGACGGTGAACGCAGTCCTCGGTGTTGTCCCCCTCAGTACCTCGACGCCTCCTATCGCTACGCCGAAGACTCGGTCCCAGGGGTCCCCGTCCGGCCGGGAGCTGAAGACCAGGACGATGCGGTCCCAGTCGCCTGCCGGAACGGAGACGGACTTCGTCCGGCCCGACTCGGTGCACGTGAACGGCTCGTCGGTGAACGCCGTGACGGTCACGCCGGGAGCCGACGCTGCGGGGACGTCCGGGCCCTCTACGGACGGGACCGCGGGGGTCGCTGCCGCGGGTGCGCCGGCTGCCAGGAGCAGTGCCGTGACGAGGGCGACGACGGGGCGGGGTGACCTCATGCGCAAAGGGTTCTGGCCCGGCGCCTCCAGTCCTGCCCGGGCCCCTTGAGCCACTTAACACAACGGCGGTAGTATTTAGTGATCCGGAGCGGGAGACCCATGACGACCACGTCCATAAACGCCACACACGTAGACGCCCTGGCCTCCGGCGCGCCCGAATGGGCCGGCTCCCTGCGCCGCGCCGCCTGGGAGCGCCACCTTGAGATGCCAGCCCCCACCCCCTACGAGGAGGTGTGGCGATTCACGGACATGAGCCTGCTGGACCTGTCCACCTTCGGCCGGGTCCAGGCCCAGTCCGCCCCCCCGGCAACGACAGGGGAGACCTCGGCGTTCGATCTGGCGGGCGGATCCGCAGCCGGCACGGCGACCCACATCGATTCGCTTCACGCCGGCACCGAGCTGTCCGAGGATGCGCGCGCGGCGGGGATCGTCTACATGCCGCTGGACAAAGCGCTCGTGGAGCACGAGGACATCGTGCGGCCGCGGCTCGGCTCCCTGGTCGGAGCCTCGGACCACTTCACCTCCTGGCAGCTGGCTACGCACAGCGGAGGCATGTTCCTGTACGTCCCGCGCGACGTGGTGGTGGAGCAGCCGATCAGCTCGCTGCACCGTCTGACCGCCGGCGGGGTCGCCGTTGCGACCCGGACCCTGGTCGTTGTCGAGCCGGGGGCCAAGGTTGTCTTCAACGACGTCTACACCGGGCAAGCTCTGGACTCTCCTTCACTTCACGCTCCCGTGGTCGAGCTGTTCATCGGACAGGGCGCGAGCGTGGGCTGGCTGACCTGGCAGGACCTCGGCCCCGGCACGCGGCACCTCGCCCACGTCAAGGCGCACCTGGAGCGCGACGCGCGGCTGGAGTCGCTGGTAGTGACGCTCGGCGGTGACTACTCCCGGACTTGGAAGGAGTGCGCGATGGCCGGCGAGGGGTCCTCGAGCGTGATGCTCGGGCTGTTCTTCCCCCACGGCTCGCAGCGCTTTGAGCACTGGACGGTGCAGGACCACGTCCGGCCGCACACGACGTCCGACCTTTTGTACAAGGGAGCTCTGGCCGACGACTCCAACTGCGTGTACTACGGGACCATCAGGGTCCGTCCGGGGGCCGCCAGGACCGACGCCTACCAGGCCAACCGCAACCTCGCGCTGTCGCCCAAGGCGCGCGTCGTCACGCAGCCGCAGCTGGAGATAGAGAACAACGACGTCCGCTGCACGCACGGCGCGACGATCGGACAGGTAGACCCCGACCACCTCTTTTACATCCAGTCACGCGGGGTCGAGCGCGAACAGGCGGAGCAGCTGGTGGTCTTCGGGTTCTTCAACGAGGTGCTGGAGCGGGTCCAGTGGTCGGGGATGCACGAGCGGCTGGCCGACGCCATCGCCACGAAGATGAAGCTGCAAAGGGGTGTTTCTTGAGGTTCGTAAAGGCGGCGCAGCTGTCCGACCTTCTGGCGGACGACGCCGTGCGAGTGGAGGTCGAGGGGACACCTGTGGCCGTGGTCCGCGTCCGAGACGAGGTGTTCGCCGTGTCCGACGTCTGCACCCACGAGGACACGTCGCTGGCCGAAGGATTCGTCGAAGGGTATGCCCTGGAGTGCCCGCTGCACGGGGCCTCCTTTGACGTCCGCACCGGGGAGGTGCTGGCGCTGCCGGCCACCCGCAACCTGCCGACCTATCCCGTCCGCGTCGAGGGCGACGACGTCCTCGTAGGCATCGAAGACCAACAGGAGACGACATGACCAAGCCGATTCTCGCCATCCAGGACCTGCACGTGACCGTGGAGGACAAGCCGATCCTGCGCGGCCTGGACCTGGAGGTCCACCGCGGCAAGGTCCACGCCGTGATGGGACCCAACGGGTCGGGCAAGTCGACGATGGCCAACGTCCTGCTCGGACATCCCGCCTACGAGATCACGTCCGGACGCATCGAGTTCAAAGGCGAGGACATCACCGAGATGGCCCCCGAGGAGCGGGCCAGGCTTGGGCTGTTCCTCGCCTTCCAGTACCCCGTGGAGGTGCCGGGGGTGTCGGTGTCCAACTTCCTGCGGACGGCGATGGGAGCCGTCCGAGGACAGGCCGTCCCCGTACGCGAGTTCATGACCGAGCTGAAGGCCACCATGGCCCGCCTCGGCATGGACCCGGACTTCGCCCGCCGCAACATCAACGAGGGCTTTTCCGGCGGTGAGAAGAAGCGCAACGAGGTCCTTCAGATGGCGCTTCTGCGCCCGGAGCTGGCGGTCCTGGACGAAACCGACTCGGGCCTGGACATCGACGCCATCCGGGTGGTGTCCGATGCCGTGAACCAGCTACGTTCCCCGGAGATCGGCTTTCTCGTGATCACGCACTACAAGCGGCTGCTGAACTACATCCGGCCCGACGTCGTTCACGTGCTGCTCGATGGACGCGTGGTGAAGTCCGGGGGCCCGGAGCTGGCCGACGAGCTGGAGCAGACGGGATACGAGGAGCTTCGCCGCCAGTTCGGTCTCGCCGAGGAGGCGCCGGCGCCGGCATGACCCCCGACTTCGCCGCCCTCAGGTCCGACTTCCCGATCCTTGACCGGGAGGTAAACGGCCGGCGACTCGTCTATCTGGACTCGGCCGCCACGTCGCAGAAGCCGCGCCAGGTGATCGATGCGATGTCGGACTACTACGAGCGCTACAACGCAAACGTCCATCGCGGCGTGTACTCACTGGCGGAGCAGGCCACGGCCGCGTTCGAGGGCGCCCGGATGAAGGTCGCCCAGTTCGTCGGTGCCCCAGATCCGATGGGGTGCGTGTTCACCAAGAACTGCACGGAGGCCATCAACCTGGTCGCCTACGCCTGGGCACGCCGGCGGCTGAAGCCGGGCGACGAGATCCTCGTCACCGAGATGGAGCACCACTCCAACCTCGTCCCCTGGCACATGACGGCTCAGGACACCGGTGCGGTCGTGAAGTTCATCGGCGTGACCGACGGCGGAGAGCTCGACCTGGCCCAGCTCGACGGCCTGCTGACCGATCGCACCAAGCTCGTCGCCGTAACCGCTATGTCGAACGTGCTGGGGGTGCTCAACGACGTTTCCCGGATCGCGGAGGCGGCGCACGCGGTGGGCGCCCTGGTGCTGGCCGATGTCGCGCAGCTGGTCGCTCACGCGCCCTGCGACTTCACGTCGCTGGGCTGCGACTTCATGGCCTTCTCGGGGCACAAGATGCTCGGCCCCACGGGCATCGGCGTGCTGGTGGCGCGGCGGGAACTGCTGGACGACATGAACCCGTTCCTCGGCGGCGGGGAGATGATCCGCGACGTGACGATGGAGGGCGCCACCTACACCGACGTCCCGTGGAAGTTCGAGGCGGGCACGCCCGTGATAGCGGAGGCCATAGGACTGGGTGCCGCGGTGGACTACCTGTCGGCCATCGGGATGGATGCCGTCAGGGACCACGAGACGGAGCTGGTTCGCTACGGCCTCAAGGCCCTGGACTCGATCGACGATTTGGTCGTCTACGGCCCGAAGGACCCCGAGAGGCGCGGTTCGGCGCTGAGCTTCAACGTCTTCGACTCCTCCGGCGAGCTCCTTCACCCGCACGACCTGGGCACGATGCTGGACCAGCACGGAGTCGCGATACGCGCCGGCCACCACTGCGCCCGGCCGCTCATGCGCCGCTACGATGTGCCCGCGATGTGCCGCGCGTCCTGCTACGTCTACAACTCCGAAGCCGATCTCGACGCGCTCGTCGAGGCGATCGACAAGACCAAGCGCTTTTTCGCGGGGGCCTAGGGATGTCCGCAGACGACCTGTACCGCGAGATCATCCTCGACCCCTACCGCTCGCCGCGGAACACGAGGCGGGGGGTGGAGGGCGCCATCGCCGTTAAGCACGACAATCCGCTGTGCGGAGACGAGTTGCACCTGGCGGTGGACGTCCAGTCAGGGGGCCTCGCGGACGTCGCCTTCGACGGGCGGGGGTGCTCGATCTCCCAGGCGTCGGCGTCGATGATGACGGAGGCGGTCCGGGGCATGAGCGTGGCCGACGCTCTGGGACTCACGGAGACGGTCCGTCAGATGATGCACGGCGAACCGCCCCCCGAAGACCTCGGCGACCTGATGGCTCTCGAGGGAGTGGCGAAGTTCCCCGTCCGGGTCAAGTGCGCGCTGCTGGCCTGGATGGCCCTGAAGGACGCGCTCGGCCAATCCACGGAGGCGCCATGACCACCAAAACGATCGACGAGCAGGCGTGCTGGGAGGCCCTGACGGCCGTGCTCGACCCCGAGATA
The sequence above is a segment of the Actinomycetota bacterium genome. Coding sequences within it:
- a CDS encoding NAD-dependent deacylase; translation: MPDTLDEIAQWIAGARRGVGFTGAGISTESGIPDFRSPGGVWTRHDPRKLTFQRYLVSEEVRKEAWQMRMELWSREHAPNAGHRALTRLEQLGCLRGVITQNIDGLHQQAGSTVVELHGTMRTIACLSCSATWPHREVMKRLEAGEEDPRCTSCGGIIKAATVSFGQSIPTHVLDHAHEWSVSSDLCLVVGSSLVVYPACDLPLLAKRAGAKVVIVNREPTPVDSIADAVVNAEAGPTLQDLLGRVEALIGAPPG
- the sufB gene encoding Fe-S cluster assembly protein SufB, with product MAQRIEIDPQGTYEQKWGWRDPDSYVFKPSRGLDRTKVEEISFMKSEPDWMRQFRLKSYDRYERRPMPPWGADLSGIDLDNIFYFLRATDRPERSWDDVPDDIKDTFDRLGIPEAEKKYLSGVSAQYESEVVYHSVKESLSKQGVLFTDMDTAVKDHPEIVQKYFAKVIAPNDNKLAALNSAVWSGGSFIYVPPGVKVDIPLQAYFRINAENMGQFERTLIIADEGSYVHYVEGCTAPTYSSASLHSAVVELVALPHSRIRYTTIQNWAGNVYNLVTKRAVAEEGAVVEWVDGNIGSKVTMKYPAVVLKGRKAHGEVLSLAMAGRGQHQDTGAKMTHAAPETTSTIISKSISKDGGRTSYRGLVRVEPGAVRSKSNVVCDALLIDDESISDTYPTIDIREDQVDIGHEARVARIGDEQMFYLQSRGIAEAEAAAMIVRGFIEPITKQLPMEYAVELNRLIELEMEGSVG
- a CDS encoding metallophosphoesterase, producing MRFAVVGDFGTATASENDVAAAVRAREPELDALVTTGDNIYPGGEPARFEAAWHRPYGWVAQSRLPVVASIGNHDVRTSGGAPVMRLLGMPGPFYERTIDPVRFIVLDSNRPSDPEQDRFLTTTLARPDPGWTVVVFHRPAFTCGIYGEGAESVRRWHPALVAAGVDLVLSGHDHNYQRFHEVDGVTYVVTGGGGAKPYPMRRCLAGNPPPAASAVVHHFTEVTATRQELSIRAVDVRGAHLDEVVLQ
- a CDS encoding peptide-N4-asparagine amidase; translation: MRSPRPVVALVTALLLAAGAPAAATPAVPSVEGPDVPAASAPGVTVTAFTDEPFTCTESGRTKSVSVPAGDWDRIVLVFSSRPDGDPWDRVFGVAIGGVEVLRGTTPRTAFTVRKDVTEFSRLLPAGGTAAVTLYFGTYVGTILGSVTLELYDDEPTSALVRQPAQPVASVAYRSLTGHRAKLSAPVTFPDPAPASASMELTLSGHGQAGEFWYMSGLPPRFHVLVDGVEVATAVSAPYVYALAGFGNDNANTPCAGPGTSEFGDTVHPVMWWTAHQALDVAGVHTGNGEIPPYRAEIAPSDLALLSGARTVEVVQEGGRDGGRWITSLSFLLRN
- the sufD gene encoding Fe-S cluster assembly protein SufD, producing the protein MTTTSINATHVDALASGAPEWAGSLRRAAWERHLEMPAPTPYEEVWRFTDMSLLDLSTFGRVQAQSAPPATTGETSAFDLAGGSAAGTATHIDSLHAGTELSEDARAAGIVYMPLDKALVEHEDIVRPRLGSLVGASDHFTSWQLATHSGGMFLYVPRDVVVEQPISSLHRLTAGGVAVATRTLVVVEPGAKVVFNDVYTGQALDSPSLHAPVVELFIGQGASVGWLTWQDLGPGTRHLAHVKAHLERDARLESLVVTLGGDYSRTWKECAMAGEGSSSVMLGLFFPHGSQRFEHWTVQDHVRPHTTSDLLYKGALADDSNCVYYGTIRVRPGAARTDAYQANRNLALSPKARVVTQPQLEIENNDVRCTHGATIGQVDPDHLFYIQSRGVEREQAEQLVVFGFFNEVLERVQWSGMHERLADAIATKMKLQRGVS
- a CDS encoding non-heme iron oxygenase ferredoxin subunit yields the protein MRFVKAAQLSDLLADDAVRVEVEGTPVAVVRVRDEVFAVSDVCTHEDTSLAEGFVEGYALECPLHGASFDVRTGEVLALPATRNLPTYPVRVEGDDVLVGIEDQQETT
- the sufC gene encoding Fe-S cluster assembly ATPase SufC, with amino-acid sequence MTKPILAIQDLHVTVEDKPILRGLDLEVHRGKVHAVMGPNGSGKSTMANVLLGHPAYEITSGRIEFKGEDITEMAPEERARLGLFLAFQYPVEVPGVSVSNFLRTAMGAVRGQAVPVREFMTELKATMARLGMDPDFARRNINEGFSGGEKKRNEVLQMALLRPELAVLDETDSGLDIDAIRVVSDAVNQLRSPEIGFLVITHYKRLLNYIRPDVVHVLLDGRVVKSGGPELADELEQTGYEELRRQFGLAEEAPAPA
- a CDS encoding cysteine desulfurase → MTPDFAALRSDFPILDREVNGRRLVYLDSAATSQKPRQVIDAMSDYYERYNANVHRGVYSLAEQATAAFEGARMKVAQFVGAPDPMGCVFTKNCTEAINLVAYAWARRRLKPGDEILVTEMEHHSNLVPWHMTAQDTGAVVKFIGVTDGGELDLAQLDGLLTDRTKLVAVTAMSNVLGVLNDVSRIAEAAHAVGALVLADVAQLVAHAPCDFTSLGCDFMAFSGHKMLGPTGIGVLVARRELLDDMNPFLGGGEMIRDVTMEGATYTDVPWKFEAGTPVIAEAIGLGAAVDYLSAIGMDAVRDHETELVRYGLKALDSIDDLVVYGPKDPERRGSALSFNVFDSSGELLHPHDLGTMLDQHGVAIRAGHHCARPLMRRYDVPAMCRASCYVYNSEADLDALVEAIDKTKRFFAGA
- a CDS encoding SUF system NifU family Fe-S cluster assembly protein, with the translated sequence MSADDLYREIILDPYRSPRNTRRGVEGAIAVKHDNPLCGDELHLAVDVQSGGLADVAFDGRGCSISQASASMMTEAVRGMSVADALGLTETVRQMMHGEPPPEDLGDLMALEGVAKFPVRVKCALLAWMALKDALGQSTEAP